Proteins from a genomic interval of Halomonas alkaliantarctica:
- the tldD gene encoding metalloprotease TldD, translating to MIAYKSDVDTAAAILLTPGGLDLDALETGLGYAMGAGIDYADLYFQRTWQEGWVLEDGEVKEASYNIDGGVGVRSLAGEKTGFAYSNQITADALMDTGRTAAGIVRSGQRLPGQLVRPVSATSRYAGIDPLAGLSAEDKVAMLKQADKVARAADPSISQVSASLSGTYEVVLVRASDGTLAADIRPLVRFNVSVIAVKNGRRERGSAGGGGRYSMAKLRDDQVAEQYAKEAVRQALVNLEAVDAPAGQMPVVLASGWPGILLHEAVGHGLEGDFNRKGSSAFAGKMGERVAAKGVTIVDDATLSDCRGSMSMDDEGTPGQYTPLIEDGILTGYMQDKLNARLMGMAPTGNARRESFAHLPMPRMTNTVMLAGQDEPGDIIKSVKRGIYAVSFGGGQVDITSGKFVFSASEAYLIEDGKVTAPVKGATLIGNGPEAMQRVSMIGHDMALDTGIGVCGKEGQGVPVGVGQPTLKLDELTVGGTQS from the coding sequence ATGATCGCATATAAAAGTGATGTAGATACGGCTGCTGCCATCCTGTTGACCCCTGGAGGGCTTGATTTAGACGCCTTGGAAACGGGGCTGGGCTACGCTATGGGCGCGGGCATTGACTACGCGGATCTCTATTTTCAGCGTACCTGGCAAGAGGGCTGGGTGCTGGAAGATGGTGAGGTGAAAGAAGCTAGTTACAATATTGACGGTGGCGTCGGCGTGCGCTCACTGGCCGGTGAAAAAACCGGCTTTGCCTACTCCAACCAAATTACGGCCGATGCGCTAATGGATACCGGCCGCACGGCGGCAGGTATCGTGCGCAGTGGTCAACGCTTGCCTGGGCAGTTGGTGCGTCCGGTTTCCGCCACGTCGCGCTATGCGGGGATTGACCCCTTAGCAGGGCTAAGCGCCGAAGACAAAGTCGCCATGCTAAAACAGGCTGACAAAGTCGCTCGTGCTGCAGACCCGAGCATCAGTCAAGTGAGTGCTTCCCTATCAGGTACCTACGAAGTGGTGCTGGTGCGGGCCAGTGATGGCACCCTGGCGGCGGATATTCGTCCGCTGGTGCGCTTTAACGTCAGCGTTATCGCGGTTAAAAATGGTCGTCGGGAACGTGGCAGTGCGGGCGGCGGTGGCCGTTACTCCATGGCCAAACTGCGCGATGACCAAGTGGCCGAGCAGTACGCTAAAGAGGCGGTGCGTCAGGCGCTGGTCAATCTAGAAGCCGTCGATGCGCCCGCTGGACAAATGCCCGTAGTGCTGGCATCAGGGTGGCCGGGAATTTTACTTCATGAAGCCGTCGGTCACGGCCTGGAAGGCGATTTCAACCGTAAAGGCAGTTCCGCCTTTGCGGGTAAGATGGGCGAGCGCGTGGCCGCTAAAGGCGTGACCATTGTCGATGATGCGACACTGTCGGATTGCCGAGGCTCTATGAGCATGGATGACGAGGGCACGCCGGGCCAATACACGCCGCTTATCGAAGACGGCATTTTGACCGGCTATATGCAGGACAAACTCAATGCCCGCTTAATGGGTATGGCCCCTACAGGCAACGCGCGACGTGAATCCTTTGCCCATTTGCCAATGCCACGCATGACCAACACCGTCATGCTCGCAGGCCAAGATGAGCCTGGCGATATTATTAAAAGCGTTAAGCGCGGCATCTATGCGGTGAGCTTTGGCGGTGGGCAGGTAGATATCACCTCGGGCAAATTTGTGTTCTCCGCCAGTGAAGCCTACCTGATTGAAGACGGTAAAGTGACGGCGCCGGTAAAAGGGGCCACGTTAATTGGTAACGGTCCGGAAGCGATGCAGCGGGTGTCCATGATTGGCCACGATATGGCGCTGGATACTGGTATTGGCGTGTGTGGTAAAGAGGGGCAGGGCGTACCGGTCGGTGTCGGCCAGCCCACCCTGAAATTGGATGAGCTAACCGTCGGCGGGACACAGTCTTGA